The genomic interval GCAGAATTGCTCTTCCGGATCAGCCGAGGGGTGCCCCGACAAGCCGCCCGCCTGATGCGCGAGGCCCTGATCGTGGCCCACGAGCAGCAGAAAAACTTTATCGACGACGCCGTGCTCGAGACCGTGCTCGACGAGGAGACGCTGGAATGAGCACCCAGCCCCTGGCGGTACAACGCGCGGCCGAGCTCAGTGCCCAGGAGGCTGAGCAGCAGTGGTTGATCTGTGGACTGTGGGCCGCCGCCGGCGTCGGTTTGATCGGTGGGCCTCCGAAGTGCTACAAGAGCTGGCTGGGCCTGGAGATGGCGCTCAGCGTCGCTTCAAAGACGCCGTGCCTGGGCGCCTACGCGACCCGCAGCCAGGGAAAGGTGTTGCTCTACATGGCCGAGGACGCGGCCTCGGTGGTGCGGAGCCGTTTCGATGCGCTGGCGCGCCACCACGCCGTGGCTCTGGAGACGCTCGACCTCTTCGTCATCACCGAGAGCAGCCTGAGGCTCGACCTCGTCTCCCACCAGCGCCGCCTGCGAGAAACCGTCGCTCAGATCCGACCCAGCATGCTTCTGCTCGACCCGCTGGTGCGGCTGCACCGCATCGATGAGAACTCTGCCAGCGAGGTCTCCGCGTTGCTCGGTTTCCTCAGGTCGCTCCAGCGCGAGTTTCAAACCGCCGTCGTCTTGGTGCACCATGCGCGAAAGAACGGTTCCGTGAACCAGCCCGGACAGGCCCTGCGCGGCAGCTCAGACCTCCACGCCTTTGGCGACAGCAACCTCTACCTCAGACGCCACCGCCAGCAGCTTCTGCTTACCGTCGAGCACCGAGCAGCCCCCAGCCCGCAGCCCATCGAGCTGTGCCTCGTCTCAGGCCACACGCCGCATCTGGAGATCGTCGAAAGCACCACCTCCGGAGGTGGTGAAGAGCTGACCGAGGCCGTCTGTGAGCTCCTGCGCCTGCGCGGGCCCATGACCCGGACCAGCCTGCGCCAGGAGCTGCGAATCCGAAACCAACGCCTCGGCAAGGCCCTCACCTGGCTCCAGGACCAGGGCACGATTCAACGCACCGCCAGCGGCTGGCTGGCGGCGGAGAACGTCAATGGCGCCCGGCCGGCGGAGCACACCGAAGAATCTTGCGGCGCCGACGCTGCGCCCAACCAGCAGGCGTTCCCGTTTCCCCCTATAGGAGGGCAAGGGAACGGAACGCAGGACGCTGGGCCATGATCCCACCTCACCTCGACTTTCGGCGCCTCAAACGCACCGTCGCCATCGAACAGGTGCTCGGCGACAACGGCTGGCTCGGCCGGCTCAGGCGGCGAGGTGCTCAGCTCGTCGGACCTTGCCCCATCCACCGAGGCGACAACCCCAACGCCTTCGTCGTCCACGCGAGCAAAAAGATCTGGCGCTGCTTTACCGGCTGCAAC from bacterium carries:
- a CDS encoding AAA family ATPase gives rise to the protein MSTQPLAVQRAAELSAQEAEQQWLICGLWAAAGVGLIGGPPKCYKSWLGLEMALSVASKTPCLGAYATRSQGKVLLYMAEDAASVVRSRFDALARHHAVALETLDLFVITESSLRLDLVSHQRRLRETVAQIRPSMLLLDPLVRLHRIDENSASEVSALLGFLRSLQREFQTAVVLVHHARKNGSVNQPGQALRGSSDLHAFGDSNLYLRRHRQQLLLTVEHRAAPSPQPIELCLVSGHTPHLEIVESTTSGGGEELTEAVCELLRLRGPMTRTSLRQELRIRNQRLGKALTWLQDQGTIQRTASGWLAAENVNGARPAEHTEESCGADAAPNQQAFPFPPIGGQGNGTQDAGP